TGTCGCCCCGTAAATTCGAGAAATTCATTCATGAAAAACCCATGGGGAAACCGCGATTATCCGGACTTGACGAATACAAAGAAGGATAATGTTCtctaattttgtaattttcattaaaagggaaaatttgatCTAGAAGAAACGTATTATGcatgtcttttcttttctgtctACATTGGTCAGTGGTGACAGATGATGGAATCCTGGAAATCTATGGATATCTTAAACGCTGGAAAGTTCTAGGCTCATCAATTCTTTCAGTTACCTGGATCAAGGCCACTGTAATTGATCCAACTATATGAAATATCATCCACTGTTTTGTTCTTGTTCTTGAGAGTGATCTAGATCCTCCtcttgtttcattttcttggttgcaccGGATTGAAATCCTTCATCCCTTTCTTCTTCAGATGGATAAATAAAAAATGTTTGATCCTTCTGCTTTCTCTTTGATTTTTGGTAATCAACAAAGGCTCAGTAATGTTAATTTAATGGCCAGACACACATTCCAGTCCCACCATTCTCTGTTGCAGTGCTCAAACTGTAGTGTGAGAAAATTATCAATACATCCCCAGAAGATATAAagattcttcaattttttcactAATTTTGAGATTAATTTCAACAATAGTCTCCTTATCTTGTAGAGCTAGCAAAATAACACTCTCTTGAAATTGTCCTCAAATTCTTCCCATCTTTGATTGGATATGTTGTCTGATTGAATATAGCTCTTGTCCAGAATTAATCACGGACAAACTTACCTGTTCAAGAAATTAATTGGACTCGTTATGTTAAACTTAAAATGACAAGATTGATAGTTTCAAAAATGAGTTTAAGGCTTAAAAAGAGAATATCAAGACAAGATATCCCATGACATTGAGTTTACTTTATCTTGGAGAATTTCAATAAAAATGATGTGTGAACTTTTTCGAGTATATATGCTAGTGTTAgtaaaaagagaaacaaaaagtgtgtttggattgaaggtTGTTTGGAAAATGttgtttttggttttatttactatagttttttatttttttgatatggtgtatgtaaaataaaagaaatggtatGAACCGTATTTTGTGATTTAGTCTTATTTGATTTGCAAATTTTACGTTTTGCATgaacatttttttaattatatttatactTCACAGACATCAAATTGCCACggtacttttttcttttttcttttttataaaaactcaagaaaataacaatctaAATGAAATGGATgtttattgaaaaaataaaggtgtctcctaaatttttattttagaagAACCTAGAAAAGTATCAAAAgatgtaattttttttcttagttaattttgactttttctcttgtttgggcaaaaaaaaaaaattttttttttcttttgcctatACTCAATTCTGCTGCATGTTGATTGGCAGACAGGAAAGCGATTACCCAAAACAACAACTGAAATGGACGTGAATGATTATTTGTGTCTATCTCTTATGAAATATACTAATTAATACAGTAAAGTCCAAACCACTTCCAtttactttgaaatatttaatacaTATGAGACAGCTGAGTACAAGAAAACCACATTGTTTAAGATCTTTCGGAAACTCCAACGCTTTCCTTGGTTGACTATTAATGCGTTTTCCTATAACCAAAAGCGGATTACCATGACTTGAGGTTTCCTATTCGTGGAAGTGATTTTCACAGAACTTTTAGTATATTATCAAGAATCTGTCAAAATCATCAGCTCTGTAAACAACTCCCCCAGTAATGTAACTTTTTCTCGCAAGGGAAATTTAGTTTGATGATAACCAGCCACTATAACTAGTTAGAAAACAAAATGAGGATGAGGGATTAAAAAAGTATGAActgttttgattgaaaaaacTTGTGACAGGTATAACATGACAGCGAAGTTGATGATGATCGTTATATCAAAGTGATTAAAATCATAATTGcccaaaacaaaatttacaacTAGCCAACTGGAAAGTATAACATGTAGTCGTAATACACATGAACTAACATTTTATTATATGTCTGAGTAAATATAAAAGGATTCTCTATTTCCTTTGTAGCTCAGTGGAAGTCATTTGATCAATTGGCTATGAAATAGACTTTAgctgcttttttcttttttgtgtttttttttaacccTTCCTTTCCACCCCACCCGCTTGTTATCTTTAATTGCCAAATTCGAATCCTGAAACTAAAAGCAGAATTCGAACCCTGAACCTAACAGCAGAGACTACGCTAAGAGTCCTCCCCTAGTCATTGGACCAACTCCAGTTGTCAAATAGACTTTAGCAGATATTAAGACTCTTAAGTTCATTTTTGGGGATGTCATTAACTATATATATCCCTTTTATTGTCCGGATTTTTGTGAAAATTCATTTAAGAGCCTTTCTCGAATAGAAATTGGATATTTTCTTGCTCGCATTATGATCATCATGGTAAATATTAGTCAATCTTTAGATGATAAATGATTGTTTACAGATCTTAAGAATCCCGGGTGCCGAAGAGTTTTCGAGTCAGTGAAACTTCCGTCAAGTTTCAAGCATTAAAGGTCCTGCCAATCTCAGCCTAATTCCTATCGATGGCTTACAACTTAAGTCCAAATATGATCTTAACATGCAAGTTTTACTTCGTGATTATGCTTCTAAAACCCCTTCCAGTATACTAATACAAAATGCACCCAAGACTTTTTTACTTGGTCCAAAACATTCTCGCGTCTCAGATACAAAggttgtaaggttttaggtgaCCATTTCTATCAAACCTGATGAAAAGCAGAAAATCCAGACTCTTTGGCCATATGTGGATTTGCCGACTTGGGATCTTAAATCTCAACATAGCCAAAAAGGTTAAGGACACAAATTGTATCCTTAATAAACTCTtgaatttaggaaaaaaaaaaagactaaatcAACCATCTCGCAACCAGTTGAATTTGTGGTCTAAAAAAGACACCAAATTGTTTACTGTGAGCAAATTCTAGGACTCTCCTACATACTACCTTATTAGTACGTCTGCACCGAAACCAAGTGAATTGATACAGCGTATAGTTTTGGCCTCAGATAAAATGTTTTCAAAACTTGGCTCGCTTCAGCTTTTGATAAGGTCTGCATATTTGACATGATTTAAGCCCTCAATCTTGTTAAAAGTGGTTGGCCTCAGAATCCTTGAGCGCCAAAAGCTTTTCCTTCAGAAAACATCGCTTTAAATCATATGCTCAATCAGGTTGACCTTCaagtaggcctgtcaacggatCGGGTCTAGATccggatccgtgaaattattgcgggtatgagtagggatttaattccgttttcCGGATCCgaatccgttttgtcaaacaaaaaaacgggtcgaatacgaaatatagtattccggcccgtattagacccggatccggatataaatgaattaataatttaaaaaatatatatttatcaatataatttgattagggtgatgtatttgaaTAAAGTCaaattgatttcttttcttatttgattttttctttgcattagttagaaattagtttacaaatattttttttctcatttttattagaaattataaattttactaaatttgttcgggtagacccgacccggatccggaaCCCGtcggatccggaacatagaataaaagacccgtcgggtaaacgggtcggatccgggtccggtatagtaattcgggtccgggtccagaataatgaatttcggcccggacccggcccgttgacagccctaccttCAAGTGCGTCAGACGAGACTTGTTACTAACGCCAGGTCGCTTTTACATTCATTGTAGGTCTCGCCAAAGAGGACCAAACTCTCACTAAAATCCATCCAACACAAGCACTTCACATTGCACCACACAATCACCATTTTTGCAAACTACCCAAGTTTCAACCTTTCATGTTATATAGGCctgaaagaggaaaaaaattaagagaACTTTCCATTTCAGTTGTTCAATGCCGAGTCCTTCGATACCACGTTCTAAATCTGCTCCTAGAATTTCAACAActcctctctctccctctcactCAGATGTAACTTCTCGATGGACATCAACGTCCGAAAACTCATCTAGAACATGGCCAAAGAAAGTTGGTAACTTCATTGCAAGAAAGACTGGCTCATCGTCTTCATCAAAGAAATCAATCCTAACTGAAGAGAGCCTCAAGGAATTCAACAGACTAAATGAAATTCTAGAACAGAAAAGGCACTTCAGCAGTAGTCCTTACTACAAGGGGCTGACTTACTCATCCCTTGTTATTAGTAGACAGAGACCTTCACTGCCAAGTCCTGATACAGAGAGCAATGCCGGAAGTTTTATGAGCTCAAGCTCTAAAACCAGCTTTGTATATAAAATGCAAGAATGGGGAAGTTCCTGCTTTACATCCAAGGACAAAGAAGCAAACATTTCTCAGCCCAAATCAAGTTCCTCTAATAGTAAAAACTCCAGAGACACTATCACCCCTATCCGATCTCTATCATCCTCTACATTGTCCAAACAAGGTTCAACACCCGCAACAACAAATACAAGATATAGATGTACCAAAACTGCAAAAGAGCTGGGCTCTGAAAGTGAAAAACTTGGCAGCATTAGCACAAAAATTACCAGCACCACCAGTACTGATGCTGCTATTGCTATATTGAACAAAGGGAAGCCATTGAGGGAGAGAGTATTAGTACCACCATCACCACCACCAACACCGCCTCATCCAGGACCACAAATCATACCACCAGCACCAGCACCAACACAAATTCTACAACCACAACCAACACTTCAACCACCACAGACATCATCCCGACCAACAATAACACCATCTCAAACTTCACCAACTGAAAAGATAGTCCAGGAGAAAGAGACGAACAAGCCAGAGAATGAAAGAAAATTTATGTGGGCTGACAAGTATCGACCATTTGCCCTGAAGGATTTCATATCCAATCATAGTAAAGCACTAGAGCTGCAAGCTACAGTGAGATAGCCTGACTAATTCTCCCTTTTCATTCTTCTCTGTCCATATTCTACTTTCGACAGGGTACAATGAACTGAACATTGATATCTAATTGTTAGTTTACAATCTTCTATAGGTCAAGTCAGAAAATTGTAGTCATTTCATATTTGAAGGACAGCCAGGGGTTGGAAAGAGAACGATGATTTGGGCTTTCCTCCGTGAAGCTTTTGGAGAAGATAGAGTAGAGGTAATGCTCTAATATAATAtctttttatataattttcttAGTGCAAACAAGAATAAGCATATCCGTTGTGGAGTATGTTGGCTAAAATCTATAGAATCAGCATACCAGATCAAAAAGTAATGACCACATGACAGAAGCTCACACACAGAGGGAATATACAAACTGTAAACTAATTCAATATGTGAAAccagatattagtatcatctcACTTGAGAAACTTTGGAGGAAACAGCAACGAAGAGTCAAACTAAAgataaaagtttttcatcttCATTGTTAGGGCCAAGAAACTCTGCTAGTGTTTTTGTCACCATGATTAGATTAATCTCTACtgcaaaattgaaatatattaaCATGACTGAGTGCCAAAGAAATTCAATTGCAAAGATCTAGAAGCTGTCTTATGTCATGATCAATATGTTCTACAGGCTAGAGAGGAAAGCAGGAAGTTCGTTCTGAAGGTCAGTTCTAGTTCCCATCCCTAActccactttttcaatttttcatctcCTTTCCTCATTTGCCAGAATTGGAATATTGTACTATCTCATGTGGCTTCCACATAAGCAGAGggtaataataaaacaaatatcACGAAAGGAAGTtcaaatcaaccaattgaagTAGCATCACTTGGTCAATCAGTTGAATCAGTCAGTCTTCCTAAAAAGTTTTCACTTCTGGGTCAATGTACTTAGAACAGCAGCCATTACTAGTACTTCGGTCTAAATGTAATACTTGGAGAATATTCAGATGAATTTCACTCAAATTACCAACAATACCTATGCACttcttaaaagaaaaagaaaagatttagaCTTTAGATTAATTAGACCTTTGTTTTACCGGTAAAGCGACTCAAGATGACCATCAACCTAATTCTTGAGGTTGGAAGAAGATCATGTCTAAATCCAGTTCTTCCATGAAATGTAAACGTCTCACTGATGTCATTTGCTTGCTTTAATTTGCTTTCTTGATGATTTGACATAACCAACTAGTTCACGTTGAGTTAATTTACTCAAGACAAATTTCCAGATGTATCTAGTTCCCTTTGAGTTACTATTACCTACCATCAGAATCTTGACAGCATCTTAACAAGGTGTTTTGGTGTAGAATTTGTTGAATCCGATTCATGACTGCAGAATGCAGGTGTAAACAGTAAAGTGAGAAAAGAAACTGAAAGGCGCAACTTAGGGATGTTGTTAGTCCAAAATCACAATTGCTTATTTATAAGTAAAACTATCACACATTTAGAAAAGGATACTTTCAGGGAGTCTTGTGCTCGTCTCTTCAGCCAAATAAAGAAAACTCTTACAAAACATCTTGTTCCTGCCTTATCAACATCCCAATTAGAGAAACTCCTTCAAAAGAAGGGTCaactaaagaaaagaaagaaatgcaGACCTTGAACTCCGAGAAAGAAATTTATATGCTCTACTAATCTAGACTGAAGGATCTACTAATCTTTATTACAGGGAGAAGCAGTAAGTAGCATCAATGTCAATATAAAGCACTCGTCTATGCATGTTGAAATCAATCTCTCTGAACTAAGAGGGTATGAGAAACACGTTATTGTGGAACTGATCAAAGAGAAAAGTGACAAATCATCAAGTGAGGCTTTGCAGTGCAATCCTGATAATTGTAGAGGTACTGCAAGAATTCTTTTCAACGAAAGTAATTCTACAACATCAAATGCCAGACAGaatgattttcctttctttattcATACTTATGCAGCCATAATTCTCTACGAGGTGGACAAACTTCCAACTGAAGCCCTACTCTATATCAAGTGGCTTTTAGAGCGGTATAAAGGGTGTAATAAGCTCTTCTTTTGCTGTAGCGATGCCTCAAAGATCCATCCATTAACTTCACTTTGCACTCTTGTTCAGCTCCTACCGCCTTCTACTGAAGAAGTAGGAAACTGAAATACCTAAAGACTGTCAAAATCATATCTCGGAGAAGTTCTGACTTTTTGCTTTCCACAGATTATTAAAGTACTGGAATTCATAGCACAACAGGAGGGAATTACGTTACCACACCAGTTGGCTGCCAAGATTGCAAAATCCTCCAAGAACAACCTAAGACAAGCCATACGCTCATTTGAAGCAACCTGGCAATTCAAGTACTCTTGCCTATGCATAGCCTTGCATGTTACATTACTATAGCAACCACAAAAAGTGCACCCATTCACACCCATTATGTGCGTGTCTTTCCAATTAGAAAGAATAATTCTCCAGgaaagtttttcctttcttgattCCTTAATGCAAACATATGCAGTTCTGTtctgaaagaaaatcaagaaatcatGATAGGGTGGGAAGATGACATAGCAAAAATTGCTAGAAATATAATAGACGAGCAAAGCCCAAAACAGTAAGTTTTGTCATACTGACTTGTAAGCTTTGTGATTTTGAAAGTTGTATACGACTTCCACATAATACAACCTACTAGTACAACAGGTTACCTAAAACTAGAAAACCTGACCATGAGGATCATTACATGTTCCAGGCTATACAATATCCGTGGAAAGCTCCAGAACCTTATAGAGCACAATGTATCTCCAGAGTTCATATTTGAAGTAAGAAGTTCAATGCCCTTACCTGTGCCACTCCATTACTAAAGGTGCAACTCTAACTAGTTATCTTTTTTGCAGACTCTAGTGAAAGAACTCAAAAAGAACTTGGATGAGCAATTACAGAAACAGATTGACAATCTACACGAGAAATACAATGTATAGACTCGAGGTTATCGGTTACTTTTCCTATCCTAATAGTTCCATTTgcagttcaaaaaaaaaaaaacaatagcCAGGTGTGGCTTTGATatttttgcagaaaaatgaTGATTGCGAGAAGCATTATGCCCCTGCACCAAATCGACAGGAGGAAATGGGTAAAAGACTCAATGATCCAGTCAGAAAGACTGTGCAGCAATTTATGAGAATAGAAGGTAAGAAAATCTTGCAACAGAAACTAAGTATCCATAT
This portion of the Coffea arabica cultivar ET-39 chromosome 2e, Coffea Arabica ET-39 HiFi, whole genome shotgun sequence genome encodes:
- the LOC113732107 gene encoding uncharacterized protein isoform X3, yielding MPSPSIPRSKSAPRISTTPLSPSHSDVTSRWTSTSENSSRTWPKKVGNFIARKTGSSSSSKKSILTEESLKEFNRLNEILEQKRHFSSSPYYKGLTYSSLVISRQRPSLPSPDTESNAGSFMSSSSKTSFVYKMQEWGSSCFTSKDKEANISQPKSSSSNSKNSRDTITPIRSLSSSTLSKQGSTPATTNTRYRCTKTAKELGSESEKLGSISTKITSTTSTDAAIAILNKGKPLRERVLVPPSPPPTPPHPGPQIIPPAPAPTQILQPQPTLQPPQTSSRPTITPSQTSPTEKIVQEKETNKPENERKFMWADKYRPFALKDFISNHSKALELQATVKSENCSHFIFEGQPGVGKRTMIWAFLREAFGEDRVEGEAVSSINVNIKHSSMHVEINLSELRGYEKHVIVELIKEKSDKSSSEALQCNPDNCRGTARILFNESNSTTSNARQNDFPFFIHTYAAIILYEVDKLPTEALLYIKWLLERYKGCNKLFFCCSDASKIHPLTSLCTLVQLLPPSTEEIIKVLEFIAQQEGITLPHQLAAKIAKSSKNNLRQAIRSFEATWQFNSVLKENQEIMIGWEDDIAKIARNIIDEQSPKQLYNIRGKLQNLIEHNVSPEFIFETLVKELKKNLDEQLQKQIDNLHEKYNPGVALIFLQKNDDCEKHYAPAPNRQEEMGKRLNDPVRKTVQQFMRIEEFIAKFMSWYKGLVVKSKQMQAHAI
- the LOC113732107 gene encoding uncharacterized protein isoform X4 — its product is MPSPSIPRSKSAPRISTTPLSPSHSDVTSRWTSTSENSSRTWPKKVGNFIARKTGSSSSSKKSILTEESLKEFNRLNEILEQKRHFSSSPYYKGLTYSSLVISRQRPSLPSPDTESNAGSFMSSSSKTSFVYKMQEWGSSCFTSKDKEANISQPKSSSSNSKNSRDTITPIRSLSSSTLSKQGSTPATTNTRYRCTKTAKELGSESEKLGSISTKITSTTSTDAAIAILNKGKPLRERVLVPPSPPPTPPHPGPQIIPPAPAPTQILQPQPTLQPPQTSSRPTITPSQTSPTEKIVQEKETNKPENERKFMWADKYRPFALKDFISNHSKALELQATVKSENCSHFIFEGQPGVGKRTMIWAFLREAFGEDRVEAREESRKFVLKGEAVSSINVNIKHSSMHVEINLSELRGYEKHVIVELIKEKSDKSSSEALQCNPDNCRAIILYEVDKLPTEALLYIKWLLERYKGCNKLFFCCSDASKIHPLTSLCTLVQLLPPSTEEIIKVLEFIAQQEGITLPHQLAAKIAKSSKNNLRQAIRSFEATWQFNSVLKENQEIMIGWEDDIAKIARNIIDEQSPKQLYNIRGKLQNLIEHNVSPEFIFETLVKELKKNLDEQLQKQIDNLHEKYNPGVALIFLQKNDDCEKHYAPAPNRQEEMGKRLNDPVRKTVQQFMRIEEFIAKFMSWYKGLVVKSKQMQAHAI
- the LOC113732107 gene encoding uncharacterized protein isoform X1 — its product is MPSPSIPRSKSAPRISTTPLSPSHSDVTSRWTSTSENSSRTWPKKVGNFIARKTGSSSSSKKSILTEESLKEFNRLNEILEQKRHFSSSPYYKGLTYSSLVISRQRPSLPSPDTESNAGSFMSSSSKTSFVYKMQEWGSSCFTSKDKEANISQPKSSSSNSKNSRDTITPIRSLSSSTLSKQGSTPATTNTRYRCTKTAKELGSESEKLGSISTKITSTTSTDAAIAILNKGKPLRERVLVPPSPPPTPPHPGPQIIPPAPAPTQILQPQPTLQPPQTSSRPTITPSQTSPTEKIVQEKETNKPENERKFMWADKYRPFALKDFISNHSKALELQATVKSENCSHFIFEGQPGVGKRTMIWAFLREAFGEDRVEAREESRKFVLKGEAVSSINVNIKHSSMHVEINLSELRGYEKHVIVELIKEKSDKSSSEALQCNPDNCRGTARILFNESNSTTSNARQNDFPFFIHTYAAIILYEVDKLPTEALLYIKWLLERYKGCNKLFFCCSDASKIHPLTSLCTLVQLLPPSTEEIIKVLEFIAQQEGITLPHQLAAKIAKSSKNNLRQAIRSFEATWQFNSVLKENQEIMIGWEDDIAKIARNIIDEQSPKQLYNIRGKLQNLIEHNVSPEFIFETLVKELKKNLDEQLQKQIDNLHEKYNPGVALIFLQKNDDCEKHYAPAPNRQEEMGKRLNDPVRKTVQQFMRIEEFIAKFMSWYKGLVVKSKQMQAHAI
- the LOC113732107 gene encoding uncharacterized protein isoform X2 — protein: MPSPSIPRSKSAPRISTTPLSPSHSDVTSRWTSTSENSSRTWPKKVGNFIARKTGSSSSSKKSILTEESLKEFNRLNEILEQKRHFSSSPYYKGLTYSSLVISRQRPSLPSPDTESNAGSFMSSSSKTSFVYKMQEWGSSCFTSKDKEANISQPKSSSSNSKNSRDTITPIRSLSSSTLSKQGSTPATTNTRYRCTKTAKELGSESEKLGSISTKITSTTSTDAAIAILNKGKPLRERVLVPPSPPPTPPHPGPQIIPPAPAPTQILQPQPTLQPPQTSSRPTITPSQTSPTEKIVQEKETNKPENERKFMWADKYRPFALKDFISNHSKALELQATVKSENCSHFIFEGQPGVGKRTMIWAFLREAFGEDRVEAREESRKFVLKGEAVSSINVNIKHSSMHVEINLSELRGYEKHVIVELIKEKSDKSSSEALQCNPDNCRGTARILFNESNSTTSNARQNDFPFFIHTYAAIILYEVDKLPTEALLYIKWLLERYKGCNKLFFCCSDASKIHPLTSLCTLVQLLPPSTEEIIKVLEFIAQQEGITLPHQLAAKIAKSSKNNLRQAIRSFEATWQFNSVLKENQEIMIGWEDDIAKIARNIIDEQSPKQLYNIRGKLQNLIEHNVSPEFIFETLVKELKKNLDEQLQKQIDNLHEKYNKNDDCEKHYAPAPNRQEEMGKRLNDPVRKTVQQFMRIEEFIAKFMSWYKGLVVKSKQMQAHAI